A genomic region of uncultured Paludibaculum sp. contains the following coding sequences:
- a CDS encoding PAAR domain-containing protein: MHLHPNSQLGGPIVQGVETVITGNQKQSTVTHLCLCPGPPTDPIAAGADTVLVANLPAARLGDPTIQGGIIVEGCQSVLIGNEPAPVTTKPAASGLPTLD; encoded by the coding sequence ATGCATCTGCACCCGAATTCCCAGTTGGGTGGCCCCATCGTTCAGGGCGTGGAGACCGTGATCACCGGCAATCAGAAACAGTCCACGGTCACCCATCTCTGTCTGTGCCCGGGCCCGCCGACTGACCCCATCGCCGCGGGTGCCGACACCGTCCTGGTCGCCAATCTGCCCGCCGCCCGGTTGGGCGATCCCACCATCCAAGGCGGCATCATCGTGGAAGGCTGCCAGAGCGTGCTGATCGGGAATGAACCCGCGCCGGTCACAACCAAGCCTGCTGCTTCCGGACTACCGACGCTGGACTGA